A window from Theropithecus gelada isolate Dixy chromosome 1, Tgel_1.0, whole genome shotgun sequence encodes these proteins:
- the CSF1 gene encoding macrophage colony-stimulating factor 1 isoform X3 has translation MEDTMRFRDNTPNAIAIVQLQELSLRLKSCFTKDYEEHDKACVRTFYETPLQLLEKVKNVFNETKNLLDKDWNIFSKNCNNSFAECSGQDVVTKPDCNCLYPKAIPSSDPASVSPHQPLAPSMAPMAGLTWDDSEGTEGSSLLPGEQPLRTVDPGSAKQRPPRSTCQSLEPPETPVVKDSTIGGSPQPRPSVGAFNTGMEDILDSAMGTNWAPEEASGEASEIPVSQGTELYPSRPGGGSMQTEPAKPSNFLSASSPLPASAKGQQLADVTGTALPRVGPMRPTGQDWNHTPQKTDHPSALLRDPPEPGSPRTSPPRPQGLSNPSTLSAQPQLSRSHSSGSVLPLGELEGRRSTRDRRSPAEPEGGPASEGAAGPLARFNSVPLTDTGHERQREGSSSPQLQESVFHLLVPSVILVLLAVGGLLFYRRRRRSRQEPQRADSPLEQPEGSPLTQDEDRQVELPV, from the exons GCCTGTGTCCGAACTTTCTATGAGACACCTCTCCAGTTGCTGGAGAAGGTCAAGAATGTCTTTAATGAAACAAAGAATCTTCTTGACAAGGACTGGAATATTTTCAGCAAGAACTGCAACAACAGCTTTGCTGAATGCTCCGGCCAAG ATGTGGTGACCAAGCCTGATTGCAACTGCCTGTACCCCAAAGCCATCCCTAGCAGTGACCCGGCCTCTGTCTCCCCTCATCAACCCCTCGCCCCCTCCATGGCCCCTATGGCTGGCTTGACCTGGGATGACTCTGAGGGAACTGAGGGCAGCTCCCTCTTGCCTGGTGAGCAGCCCCTGCGCACAGTGGATCCAGGCAGTGCCAAGCAGCGACCACCCAGGAGCACCTGCCAGAGCCTTGAGCCGCCAGAGACCCCGGTTGTCAAGGACAGCACCATCggtggctcaccacagcctcgccCCTCCGTCGGGGCCTTCAACACCGGGATGGAGGATATTCTTGATTCGGCAATGGGCACTAACTGGGCCCCAGAAGAAGCCTCTGGAGAGGCCAGTGAGATTCCCGTGTCCCAAGGGACAGAGCTTTACCCCTCCAGGCCAGGAGGGGGCAGCATGCAGACAGAGCCCGCCAAACCCAGCAACTTCCTCTCAGCATCTTCTCCACTCCCTGCATCAGCAAAGGGCCAACAGCTAGCAGATGTGACCGGTACCGCTTTGCCCAGGGTGGGCCCCATGAGGCCCACTGGCCAGGACTGGAATCACACCCCCCAGAAGACAGACCATCCATCTGCCCTGCTGAGAGACCCCCCGGAGCCAGGCTCTCCCAGGACCTCACCACCACGCCCCCAAGGCCTCAGCAACCCCTCCACCCTCTCTGCTCAGCCACAGCTTTCCAGAAGCCACTCCTCGGGCAGCGTGCTGCCCCTTGGGGAgctggagggcaggaggagcaCCAGGGATCGGAGGAGCCCCGCAGAGCCGGAAGGAGGACCAGCAAGTGAAGGGGCAGCTGGGCCCCTGGCCCGTTTTAACTCCGTTCCTTTGACTGACACAGGCCATGAGAGGCAGCGCGAGGGATCCTCCAGCCCGCAGCTCCAGGAGTCTGTCTTCCACCTGCTGGTGCCCAGTGTCATCCTGGTCTTGCTGGCTGTCGGAGGCCTCTTGTTCTACAGGCGGAGGCGGCGG AGCCGTCAAGAGCCTCAGAGAGCGGATTCTCCCTTGGAGCAGCCAGAAGGCAG CCCCCTGACTCAGGATGAGGACAGACAGGTGGAACTGCCAGTGTAG